GCCGTTCCGGGCGCGCCCGTGAGTGCGGCCGACGTCGCGCTGTTCGCGACCGTGATCGGGTCGATCGTGCTGTTCGGCGGCGCGGCCGCCCTCGCCCTCAGTTGGGCGTTCCGCGACGGCCAGTTCGATAACTTTCAGCAGGGCTCGCAGTCCATCTTCGGGCCGGACGAGCCCGTTGGCGAGGCGACCGACACGTTCCCCGGAACGCGGGACGGGCGCTAGGACGGGCCGGGGGCCTGCCGCAACAAACTTTCCCACCCCTTCGGCGCGCCCGCGCCCGGAGACCGATTCGACATGGCCGTGATCGCACCCGAACCCCGCCAATACGATCGCGCGAAATCGGCGGAAGAGCGCGCCGCAATCGACGCGTCGTGCCGCGGACCGGTGCTGCTCTTCGCCTCGAGCGCGGTGCTCTGGTTGCTCGTGGGGTCCGCGCTCGCGCTCCTCGCGTCGATCAAGCTCCACAGCCCGTACTTCCTCACCGGGAGCGCGGAACTCACGTTCGGCCGCGCCCGCATGGCGCACCTCCAGTCGGTCGGGATCGGCTGGTCGTCGCTCGCGGCGGTGGCCGCGTGCCTGTGGCTCATGTGCCGGTTGTCGCGCGCGGAACTGATCTACCCGAAGATGCTGTACCTGGCCGGCGCGCTCTGGAACGTGGGCGTGTTCCTCGCGGTGTTCGGCATCCTGTTCGGCGACGGCCAGTCGGTGGAGTGGCTCGACGCCCCGCCCTACGCGCCGCCGTTCTTCGTGGCCGCGCTGGGGCTCGTCTCGGCGTGGACGGTGGCCACGTTCCGCCGGCGCCGCGAGCTCCACGTGTACGTCACGCAGTGGTACATCCTCGGCGCGGTGTTCTGGTTCCCGTGGCTCTACCTCGTCGCCCAGTTCGTCATCTTCTGGATGCCCGTTCCCGGCGTGGTGCAGCCGATCGTGAACTGGTGGTTCGGGCACAACGTGCTCGGGCTGTGGTTCACGCCGGTCGCCGTGGGGACCGCGTACTACCTCATCCCGAAGATCATCGGGCGCCCCGTCCACAGCTACTACCTGAGCATCATCGGGTTCTGGGCGCTGGCGCTGTTCTACTCGTGGGCCGGGATGCACCACCTGATCGGCGGGCCGATCCCGGCGTGGCTCGCGACCGCCAGCACCGTCGGCAGCATGATGATGTTCATCCCGGTGATCGCGGTGGCGATCAACCACCACATGACGATGCTCGGGCACTTCCAGCGCCTGCGGTACAGCCCGGCCCTGCGGTTCACCGTGTTCGGGTCGATCTCGTACACAGTGGTGAGCTTCCAGGGGTCGCTCATGGCCCTGAAGGACTTCAGCGAAACGGCCCACTTCACGCACTACATCGTGGCCCACGCGCACCTCGGGGCGTATGCGTTCGTCACGATGATTTTCTTCGGGCTGTTCTACTACATGGTCCCGCGCCTCACCGGGCGCGAGTGGCCGAGTAGCACGCTGATCCGCGTCCACTTCTGGTGCGCCGCGGTGGGGATCACGGCGTACTTCGCGGCGCTCTCCATCGGCGGGTGGTGGCAGGGCCGCATGATGAACAACCCGGACGTGCCGTTCGCCAAGATCGTTCTGTACACGCAACCGCACCTGTTCGCGCGATCGGTCGCGGGGATCTTGCTCACGACCGGGC
The Gemmata palustris DNA segment above includes these coding regions:
- a CDS encoding cbb3-type cytochrome c oxidase subunit I, producing the protein MAVIAPEPRQYDRAKSAEERAAIDASCRGPVLLFASSAVLWLLVGSALALLASIKLHSPYFLTGSAELTFGRARMAHLQSVGIGWSSLAAVAACLWLMCRLSRAELIYPKMLYLAGALWNVGVFLAVFGILFGDGQSVEWLDAPPYAPPFFVAALGLVSAWTVATFRRRRELHVYVTQWYILGAVFWFPWLYLVAQFVIFWMPVPGVVQPIVNWWFGHNVLGLWFTPVAVGTAYYLIPKIIGRPVHSYYLSIIGFWALALFYSWAGMHHLIGGPIPAWLATASTVGSMMMFIPVIAVAINHHMTMLGHFQRLRYSPALRFTVFGSISYTVVSFQGSLMALKDFSETAHFTHYIVAHAHLGAYAFVTMIFFGLFYYMVPRLTGREWPSSTLIRVHFWCAAVGITAYFAALSIGGWWQGRMMNNPDVPFAKIVLYTQPHLFARSVAGILLTTGHIAFATSFVMNLAGWGQKRTGPTFFVEPAERKL